ATACATGAAAAAACGCAGTGATGTTCAGTGCACAAATAATGCAGCCACGTAAATGCacaaaaaatgcagtgttgttatttgcaatttatcagacgtcactggtgtggAATTCTTTAAAATGATGTGCTGTCGATCGTCACGTTTAATATGCAATCATGTGAATGTAGACACGCAGTTTTTCGATTGGATAATCAACTCTAACGACTCTTAGCTATGACAGTATGATTAGCTAAGGGAAATACCAActcatttatacagttttattttaactgttcaggTTAACACGCTGAAacaatagcaaattacacgaaCCTTATCGCAGAACGATTGTGGATTTCTACGTATTGCTAATCCGCAGCCTCTTGGGGCTAAGGGGTATTCTTTACTTCCACCTTTGTTCGTGCTAATGGTGAGTGCTGTGAGAATGTAGTCGGTATGAGTGCCATTTCGTTGTAGCTTGATATACTTCATTGTAACTTGCTATAGATTAAGGTTCAATAAAGAAAAGGCTTAAAGGGATATGGCATGGTGTGCGTTttagaactgttttttttttttttttttcttgttcttgaGGAAGTATGAGATGAAGAAAGCGGATACGCCACAGGGCCTTTTATCGAAATAATTATACCAGCatattgcaacaacaacaccaatgTCATACATGATACTTACCTTTAGACATTCGTAGCTTACTTTCCGAATAGACCttgtctgttaaaaaaaatcaactttatAATCCACTCACGCTGAAAATCATATATCtcactttcatttttaatgGCATCTAAACCCGCTGGAGTAGAACTTTAACCCTTGCGCACACGGTACCTGTAAGACTACGTTGCCACGGTTATGTTGCTAAGACTATGTTGCTACGGTTATATTGCTAAGACTATGTTGCCAGAATTCCATCCAAGCGATGGTGCCAAGCGAAATTTGTGCCAAAAATTGTGAGATGATAAAACGACTGTACTTTTCTTTGAGAGATGGTTTTCTAAAGATAAACTTTTCCAGTTGCAGCAGAAGCAGATTGCTCTACCGTGAGCCAAGAGGGATATATAACTGTTTAGGAATGAGGAGTTTTGGGGTTCAAATgcgtgattttttttcttttttgaataattattaaATACGAAGTAAAACACCACACgtacaaacaaacaattaattttataaacaaaGCTGGCACTTtcatggaatatatatatagacactcACAGTGATGTTATATATAAATCGTTTCAGTCCAGTGACTTTTACATAGAGCCTGGCCTACCACACACCCTATTATCATCTCACATAACCTGGTTTCAATGCATGTCAGACAGTCAAAACTTTTACTTGTTGGTTAGAGTCTGTCATAATGTACCTCTCCCTACAAACAGGCTCCACgcagttaatatttatttatttatttatttcattggtgttttacgccgtactcaagaatgattcacttatacgacggcagccatcattatggtgggaggaaaccggacagagcccaggggaaacccacgaccatccgcaggttgctggcagaccttcccactccgCGGTTAATACCACGGCTGTACACGTTCAGCATATTTGTACATAGAATATGGCCATTGTTGTACCTTAACACTGAGAAAAGGACACTTTGTCggtagaaaaagaaatatttcctcAAAGGGGCCTCTCCAGGAGACGAGGTAGAGTTATGAAGTTTCGCGTCCCGCTGTTAATGATCGCCCTTCATTGGGGCGGGCCAAAAAAAGTCACCATGTTGATCTCAGGCACCACGGACTTCGGATCATCCCGCCCACAACAGAGAGTCTCGACTTGAGTTGGAATTTTCTGCAAAGTATACccaatgattccttcgtcaACCTCGTTCGATGTCTGGGAATGCACTCACGAGGCTGGAACCGTCAGCTTTTGCAGGGCTGTTACGGCTCCTTTGTTTGAACGTCGGATACAACCAGTTTCTACTGGGATACAAATCCTACCCTCCTACAGTATTCTACCCTCTGGAAAAACCGGAAATCCTAAATACTGCTGACAAAATAGGCCAACATGACCAGTCGACAGGATTATAAGACGAGATATTTAGCGACTTTGGCTCGTTGAAAGAGTTATCAATTGGACTTCACAACGGTTATTTTGGTGCCTTACAGAACTTAAGACGCTAGCCAACAACAAAACTGATCCACTTTCCCGTGTCAATTTATAAGTTAGTCTCGTTGAAATTCGTGGACATGTCATCCAATGTAATCTCGTAAAGAAAGTGGTTGGTCGTTGACATTTCACTCCAAACCAGTGGTgtttatatctgtacatgtaatactctGAACACTATGCACTGGCTGTTGGAAGGTTCAGCCATTGTGGAGGAACCTTGCTCACTGAAGTGCACCCTACAGAATGGAACAGTGGTGAAAATGTGTGCCCTCCAGTCACAGCTGAAGAACATGGACGTGAGCTGTGTCAGCAAATTTTGTTTACCGTCTCCATAGTTGGTTCTTGTTTGATCACCGTGATGATTGTACTTGGTGTCTTTGCCTAcagatgaaatataaaatattgggTTCTTACAAAATTTAGGAGGGGTCCTGTGTATAAAGAGCTGACCAACGAGCAATACAAATATGATGCATTCGTGGCTTACAACTACACCAGTTACCGATGGGCTTGCATCGATGTGAGAAAAGTTTTGGAAGTTGAGAACGATTTCTCACTGTGTCTTCACGATCGCGACTTTATCCCCGGGGGAAACATTCAGCAGAGCATCGTGGACGCCATGAACAGCAGCCGGAAAATCATCTTGGTGATCAACAAAGctttcatgaaaagtgaatgGTGTGAATTCGAAGTTCAAATGGCGGGCATGCGCATGGTGAGAGACGGCCTTGATGACGCCATTATAGTGATCATGATGGAAGAAATCCCTGTGACTGAAATGCCCAAATCGCTGCTGAGCCTGTGGAAACATATCGGATTCCTGGTGTGGCCCGAAGATGACCCAGACGATGAACGGATCTTCTGGAGCCGTCTGCTAGACGGGATGGCGCGCTGAAGTGTCTGTTCGTCATTGTTTCGTGTAGTATGAGATTTTTATGGCGTGGAAAGACGACTGTAGCTTTAAGCGAAAGTAAGATTGAATAATTTCTCCGTACGGTTTGTCATGTCATTTTGCTGGACAGGAAATGAAGTTTACTGTCGGATTCTAAATTCAGCAAACCTGCCCGTGGCGGTGGGTAAGACAAGGAGTGGAGTGAAACAGCACTTCCGATCATTAACACATTGAACTTTAAATCGATGTCGCAGAAATTGTTCAGAACTTTTTCAGAATTTTGCTACAGACACATCATGGGTTGTGAACATTGACTGCCAAAAGGCGTTCGCACCACCTTGATTCTGCATTAGTCTCGGGTTGTAGATTTTGAAGTGTTACAGTCAAATAACAGAGCAGGCCTATGCTTACGGTTCCAAAAAGCAACTGTATAGGTTCAGTGCTTTTTGACGAACAGGGTAGCTCATGTTACTAACAAGTTAGTGTACAATGGCTTCTTCCAACAGGGCTCTAGTCTTATTTGTCACCATCTGACATTTTAACCATCTTAGACGAACTTTACTCAACGTGATAAACacatttttcatacattttctgCTACATCACATATCAAAACCGGGTGTTTAATAATTGTTAGGAAAAGATTGCTTTCCCTGATGATGTTAAGAAAAATCGGGTTTACAAGGTTTTATGTAAAGTTGTTCCATTAGAGAGAATTTTATCTTACATGAGATCAGATGTTGGCTTAAATGGTGGCCCGATTAACCGTAAATTTCTGGCGTGAATAGCCCTTcattaagtatttttatttGGTATCAGTTAAGAGTGACTTCCCTTGACCACAATGGTTTCTGTGCTTATATGTATGCCTTGGATTTTATAATAGTTTGTAAATAACGATgcataaaaaattatttctacCGTGCCTTATTGTATTAGCAACATTTACCAAGTTATCCTTTGGGCCTGTCTACGGCTATATTTCTTATaaaggtatgtatgtatattatctTTCGACATCAGTAATCCTGAATAAGTTCATTTGCCgcttttttgaaacatttcatcGCTGTATTGAGAttatataattaaaatgaaagaaagctaaaaaatgaagaaatgttctCAGATAGACAACTATCTATAGTTATATCTCTTATAaaggtatgtgtgtatattatcTTTCGACATCAGTAATCCTGAATAAGTCCATTAGCCgtgtttttgaaacatttcattgCTGTATTGAAATTATgtgaaagaaaactaaaaaaatgaacaaatgttctCAGATAgataactgaaaactatgcgtaaaaatacgaGTGTACGTTGctgctgtttaagcatttacatgaacagttaggtTAAAACCtttaggtaaactgacaagaggctgtatttcaccgcttgtgtgtgtgaccatttgccagctatcccACTGTCGCCGCTAGTCTGGTTTTACTATGTCGTACtttgtcttaattatattacaatTCTTCTAtgtttggaggggggggggggggggggcgggagAGACGAAGTGTTATCTTTACCAGTGCTCCTCGAGGAAAGAAAAGGTATATACCTTTGAGGTGGTTATTTTCATTGACTGAGCTCTGGGACACGCCTTAAAACGAGTTTCgtaatttatttgtatatttatttattattttttttgatcgaatatttgacttatacgacggcggccagcattatggtaggaggaaaccgagcagagcccaagggaaacccacgaccatccacaactACCTAAGGACTAAGAAAGCATAGGCTATaatgtacgaaaataggatggaatcttgcaaagagaaacagtcagcagtttccaatgatgttggaaagacgcaaggtatgttctcgTGGACATACGCAGTAGATCCACCTCACATGGCAGATGTATCGGTGGATTTCCGCTCTTAGCCGTGGCTCTTATCAGAGAATTTTCGACGCTTCTAAAGCGCAACCGTTCGCCATCCTTCTTAACCTCTCCTTCTCCTACATGACGCGTTTCAGGTAATGAATTTTCTTCATATTCAATTATAAATTTCTCCCCAGCTTTATTATATTCCATTATTTGCGTCCTTATTACCTCTAGATGCTAGCGTCTCCCAGCTGTGGCCAGTACTATAGAAGTACTAAAGCTCACTGAGCTAACTTGAGAAGAGGcagcatttcaccggttatgcgTGTTTCCATTTGATAACtatgtcacactgtcgtcgttgctctttTTTAATGCTCCATGCTGTAAGTCAGAACTGCGTAAGAGTTGTGTCCCTCTGCTCGAACGACTTCCCGGTGCCTTCTGATCAATGCTCGCAAAAAGCCCTGTTTCACCAGCCTGTGGCGGAATAAAAGTTTCTGCGTCGTGAATGCTTAGGCGCGATCTTTCTGCCAGGCTCTTGCATGACGTCAACTTGAGTATCCATTATTCTCCTATATAGTCAGTGTAACGAGTTCCACCGTAAAGAAACaatgcaacaaaacaaataattttttttgaaaaattcagTGCACAATGTTGTATGTTTAATATCTTTAGATAACTCGGTGTGTGTTTTAGCATTAATACTTATTGCATAATGGCAACTACcgaatctatgtgtcgaaacagacattcgtataccagccgtcaatccaTAAAGACCAggtccaggtcaataatcacaaggccaatttccaaagcGACGtcgaacacaaaccaccaaagaactaaaagtacgaaattaggagagaagcagtcaacagttttaaacgATGCTTGCAAGTCATGCTCTCgacgaatgagtgaaatcaatattcaaattgTGTATTATGCTGGTATATTAACTGTCAATAATCAAATGTGTATCTCAtttacgctttgattgcaactgttcatatacccaacGGGGCGCTCTATATACTGCCCTTGACCCCGGGTGaagcggaattagacaaaaTCGGGAAGCGGAGTGCTAGAAATTCtttactcactgtaaaacttaacagGGCCACGTCTGCAACAAAATGGTaggttctgatcccaaacttcaCAGGTGACATTGTAACCCTGCATAAACACATTTTATCAactgcaactcaaaatgatggtTTCTGAAAGCCtctaagtctgtga
This DNA window, taken from Liolophura sinensis isolate JHLJ2023 chromosome 11, CUHK_Ljap_v2, whole genome shotgun sequence, encodes the following:
- the LOC135478167 gene encoding toll-like receptor 13 codes for the protein MHWLLEGSAIVEEPCSLKCTLQNGTVVKMRGPVYKELTNEQYKYDAFVAYNYTSYRWACIDVRKVLEVENDFSLCLHDRDFIPGGNIQQSIVDAMNSSRKIILVINKAFMKSEWCEFEVQMAGMRMVRDGLDDAIIVIMMEEIPVTEMPKSLLSLWKHIGFLVWPEDDPDDERIFWSRLLDGMAR